A section of the Phosphitispora fastidiosa genome encodes:
- a CDS encoding protein arginine kinase, with amino-acid sequence MTIKDTLISAKSKWAEGIGPDIDVVISSRIRLARNLKDYPFPHFMSEEQAERILQGVRAAALQDVAVEKTGRSEFILLSELTDTERQILVEKHLISPHHIKDPVNRAVVLAADESVSIMVNEEDHLRIQCLLPGLQLEEAWNLANETDDILENSLDYSFCEKKGYLTSCPTNVGTGLRASVMLHLPCMVMTKQVGKVVAAIAQLGLAVRGYYGEGTEAYGNIFQVSNQVTMGHTEEEIVKNLLTVTRRIAAQERATREKVYKDNQSVLEDRIFRSYGVMSHARVMTSQEALKNISNLRLGVELGVLKNINFAQINELIILTRPAFLIQKAGKDLNAEERDLLRAEIIREKITITAR; translated from the coding sequence ATGACGATAAAGGATACTTTAATCAGTGCGAAAAGTAAGTGGGCTGAAGGGATAGGGCCGGATATAGATGTTGTCATCAGCTCCAGGATCAGGCTGGCCAGAAATTTGAAGGATTATCCCTTTCCTCATTTTATGTCGGAAGAACAGGCTGAACGGATTCTGCAGGGAGTCAGGGCTGCGGCTTTACAAGATGTGGCAGTGGAAAAAACAGGCCGGTCGGAGTTTATCTTACTCTCTGAATTAACCGACACTGAAAGACAAATATTAGTGGAAAAGCACCTGATAAGTCCCCATCATATCAAAGACCCGGTTAACCGTGCCGTGGTCCTGGCGGCTGATGAGTCTGTCAGCATCATGGTCAATGAAGAAGACCACCTCAGAATTCAGTGTCTTCTTCCGGGACTTCAGCTGGAGGAGGCTTGGAACCTGGCCAATGAGACTGATGATATTCTGGAAAATAGTCTGGATTACAGTTTCTGTGAAAAAAAGGGGTATCTGACCTCCTGCCCCACAAATGTGGGCACAGGGCTTCGGGCATCTGTGATGCTGCATCTGCCCTGTATGGTAATGACAAAACAGGTGGGGAAAGTTGTTGCTGCTATTGCCCAGCTTGGTCTCGCTGTAAGAGGGTATTACGGTGAAGGGACCGAAGCCTATGGGAACATTTTTCAGGTATCCAACCAGGTTACCATGGGACATACTGAGGAAGAAATTGTAAAAAACCTGCTTACAGTGACCAGACGGATTGCTGCCCAGGAACGCGCCACCAGGGAAAAGGTTTACAAAGACAATCAATCTGTGCTTGAGGATAGGATTTTCCGCTCCTATGGAGTAATGAGCCACGCCAGAGTGATGACTTCCCAGGAGGCGCTGAAAAACATTTCAAATCTCAGACTGGGAGTGGAACTGGGAGTATTGAAAAACATAAATTTTGCACAAATCAATGAACTGATAATTCTTACCAGACCTGCTTTCCTTATTCAAAAGGCAGGTAAGGACTTAAATGCTGAAGAGCGGGACTTGCTGCGGGCTGAAATTATCAGGGAAAAAATAACGATAACTGCGAGGTGA
- a CDS encoding UvrB/UvrC motif-containing protein — MICEKCQKRPAAVHVTKIINGKKTETNLCDICAQEDSAAFGEPKWMLHNIFADLFNQPVAGSPSMPEKREATVRCEHCGFTDAQFAQVGKLGCPKCYEIFENKLEPVLRRIHGNPGHTGKIPKRTGGTIGLRKQIEESKLELKAAVDREEYEKAAEIRDKIRGLEKKLG; from the coding sequence ATGATATGTGAGAAGTGTCAGAAGAGACCGGCTGCAGTTCATGTGACCAAAATAATTAATGGAAAAAAGACCGAAACAAACCTCTGCGATATTTGTGCTCAGGAAGACAGCGCAGCATTCGGTGAACCTAAATGGATGCTGCATAATATTTTTGCTGACCTCTTTAATCAGCCTGTGGCCGGCAGTCCTTCGATGCCAGAAAAGCGGGAGGCCACAGTCCGGTGTGAACATTGTGGCTTTACCGATGCCCAGTTTGCACAAGTGGGCAAACTAGGTTGCCCAAAATGCTACGAAATTTTTGAGAACAAACTTGAACCGGTATTGAGGCGGATACATGGCAATCCGGGGCATACAGGCAAAATTCCCAAAAGAACCGGAGGTACTATCGGTCTGCGTAAGCAAATCGAGGAATCAAAACTGGAACTGAAGGCTGCTGTAGATCGTGAAGAATATGAAAAGGCCGCTGAAATAAGGGATAAGATTCGCGGCCTGGAAAAGAAACTAGGTTAG